One segment of Thermus tengchongensis DNA contains the following:
- a CDS encoding ABC transporter substrate-binding protein, with translation MRRGLLALAMLLGLAWAQDRTQVLVYGGDWTDLITLDPQVVYEFTGVMIADNLYETLVRFEGNDLSTLRPGLAESWKVERGTTDWILTFKLRKGSRFSTGREVTAKDVVFSFERALALKGPGSFLFTEIAQLRPGATKALDPYTVEVRIPKTASPQSFLSILTFTLGGVVDSEEVQKNAKGGDFGKDFLTNNSAGSGPYRLVRWDRGNQVILEANPYARVKPKVPRVVLRYIQEPAVLRTALESGEIDIAEGLTPEGLRAIAANPRFKVVRAETLRLQYLGMNMKPGSPFSNPKVREAVRFAVNQDELIQGLLQGNAAKIQTFIPKGLLGYNPATPYKYDPARAKKLLAEAGYPQGLEFELLTSTGICGGGVPCPDVAAKLQADMARAGLKAKIRAIANAEVLATYRAQNHQMVLAGWSPDFPDPDGNATPWADYAARSLAWRNSYNDEVAAKLARQAALEADPEKRKALYKVLTEKVLREGPYVVLYQPAQPIGLSAKVEGFLKNPMMSVPLWQVSKQP, from the coding sequence ATGAGGCGAGGGTTGTTGGCATTGGCTATGCTTTTGGGCTTGGCCTGGGCCCAGGACCGGACCCAGGTCCTGGTTTACGGCGGGGACTGGACGGACCTCATCACCTTGGACCCGCAGGTGGTCTACGAGTTCACGGGGGTGATGATCGCGGACAACCTCTACGAAACCCTGGTGCGCTTTGAGGGCAACGACCTCTCCACCCTGCGCCCGGGGCTGGCGGAGAGCTGGAAGGTGGAAAGGGGCACCACCGACTGGATCCTCACCTTCAAGCTCCGCAAGGGGAGCCGGTTTTCCACCGGACGGGAGGTTACGGCCAAGGACGTGGTCTTTAGCTTTGAGCGGGCCCTGGCCCTGAAGGGCCCCGGCTCCTTTCTCTTCACCGAGATCGCCCAGCTCAGGCCCGGGGCCACCAAGGCCCTGGACCCCTACACGGTGGAGGTGCGCATCCCCAAGACCGCTTCCCCCCAGTCCTTCCTTTCCATCCTCACCTTTACCCTCGGCGGGGTGGTGGACTCGGAGGAAGTCCAGAAGAACGCCAAGGGGGGCGACTTCGGCAAGGACTTCCTCACCAACAACTCCGCCGGGTCCGGGCCCTACCGCCTGGTGCGCTGGGACCGGGGGAACCAGGTGATCCTCGAGGCCAACCCCTACGCCCGGGTGAAGCCCAAGGTGCCGCGGGTGGTGCTCCGCTACATCCAGGAGCCCGCGGTGTTGCGCACCGCCTTGGAGTCTGGGGAGATCGACATCGCCGAGGGCCTTACCCCTGAGGGCCTTCGGGCCATCGCCGCCAACCCCCGGTTCAAGGTGGTGCGGGCGGAAACCCTGCGCCTGCAGTACCTGGGCATGAACATGAAGCCGGGAAGCCCCTTCTCCAACCCCAAGGTGCGGGAGGCGGTGCGCTTTGCGGTGAACCAGGACGAGCTCATCCAAGGTCTGCTCCAGGGGAACGCGGCCAAGATCCAGACCTTTATCCCCAAGGGCCTTTTGGGGTACAACCCCGCTACTCCCTACAAGTACGACCCCGCCCGGGCCAAAAAGCTCCTGGCCGAGGCCGGATACCCGCAGGGCCTGGAGTTTGAGCTTCTCACCAGCACCGGCATCTGCGGTGGGGGCGTGCCCTGCCCCGATGTGGCCGCCAAGCTTCAGGCCGACATGGCCAGGGCAGGCCTGAAGGCCAAGATCCGGGCCATCGCCAACGCCGAGGTGCTCGCCACCTACCGGGCCCAGAACCACCAGATGGTCCTGGCGGGCTGGAGCCCGGACTTCCCCGACCCCGACGGCAACGCCACCCCCTGGGCGGACTACGCCGCCCGCTCCTTGGCCTGGCGCAACAGCTACAACGACGAGGTGGCGGCCAAGCTGGCCCGGCAGGCGGCCCTCGAGGCCGACCCGGAAAAGCGCAAGGCCCTCTACAAGGTCCTCACGGAGAAGGTGCTGCGGGAAGGCCCCTACGTGGTCCTCTACCAGCCCGCCCAGCCCATCGGCCTCTCGGCCAAGGTGGAGGGCTTCCTGAAGAACCCCATGATGTCCGTGCCCCTTTGGCAGGTGAGCAAGCAACCCTAG
- a CDS encoding SDR family NAD(P)-dependent oxidoreductase: MDYRRLLDLEGQVALVVGAASGIGRASAEALAAFGAKVVLADRDQEGLEAALAAVRAQGGEAEAYPLDLAARGEAEALVERVHQDHGRLDTLVSTPAINLRKPLLDYTDEEVDRVVDLNLKGTLRLLRAGGRVMREQRGGSLIAFASIRALVVEPGQGVYAATKAGILQIMRTLAAELGPFGVRANAIAPGPIETPLTAPIKAHPDWYRAYAEKTALGRWGRPEEVAMAVVFLASPASSYVTGTLFLVDGGWTAVDGRFVPPL, from the coding sequence GTGGACTACCGGCGGCTTTTGGATCTGGAAGGACAGGTGGCCTTGGTGGTGGGGGCGGCCTCGGGGATTGGCCGGGCCTCCGCCGAGGCCCTGGCGGCCTTCGGGGCCAAGGTGGTGCTGGCAGACCGGGACCAAGAGGGCCTCGAGGCGGCCTTGGCGGCCGTCCGCGCCCAAGGAGGGGAGGCCGAGGCCTACCCCTTGGACCTGGCGGCACGGGGAGAGGCCGAGGCGTTGGTGGAGAGGGTGCACCAGGACCATGGCCGGCTGGACACCCTGGTCTCTACCCCGGCCATCAACCTGCGCAAGCCCCTTCTGGACTACACCGACGAGGAGGTGGACCGGGTGGTGGACCTGAACCTGAAGGGCACCCTCCGCCTCCTCCGGGCCGGAGGACGGGTGATGCGGGAGCAGAGGGGGGGAAGCCTCATCGCCTTTGCCTCCATTCGCGCCCTGGTGGTGGAGCCGGGGCAGGGGGTCTATGCGGCCACCAAGGCGGGGATCCTGCAGATCATGCGCACACTGGCCGCGGAGCTCGGCCCTTTCGGCGTGCGGGCCAACGCCATCGCCCCCGGGCCCATCGAAACCCCCCTTACCGCCCCTATTAAGGCCCATCCGGACTGGTACCGGGCCTACGCGGAGAAGACCGCCCTGGGCCGTTGGGGTCGGCCCGAGGAGGTGGCGATGGCCGTGGTCTTTCTGGCCTCCCCCGCCTCCAGCTACGTGACCGGCACCCTTTTCCTGGTGGATGGGGGCTGGACGGCGGTGGACGGACGGTTCGTCCCGCCCCTTTAA
- a CDS encoding M20 family metallopeptidase, translated as MEKALLAAEAVDEKEVVDLLKALVRLPSHYPGPGEAGVVAFLEGYLRERGLSPFRQEAAPGRPNLVADLGEGEGGLILEGHTDVVTPGEEALWTHPPYGAVVEGGRLYGRGACDMKGGLAALIGALLAVKRAFGGLKRPLRLAALADEEGMMLGVKAFVRAGLAGGFRGALVAEPEGMEVCLWQKGALRLRLRFPGRMAHGAMPYAGDNPIPKAARFVLGLQELERRLQEAYNHPYLGLPHLTPTRVLASAGEDQLNVIPAQAEVALDVRTVPGVDHGALVAEVQALAGAEVEVLEDRPPVETPGDDPLVQAAEEALKLLGLPVRHGGVPGATDGTFLRAWAGLPVVVLGPGQKTLPHQVDEWVDLGEVVLAARVYAALAVLFLE; from the coding sequence ATGGAAAAGGCCCTCCTGGCGGCGGAAGCGGTGGACGAGAAGGAGGTGGTGGACCTCCTCAAGGCTCTGGTGCGCCTCCCCAGCCACTACCCAGGGCCGGGGGAGGCAGGGGTGGTAGCCTTCCTGGAGGGCTACCTGCGGGAGCGGGGCCTAAGCCCCTTCCGCCAGGAGGCAGCCCCCGGGCGGCCCAACCTGGTGGCGGACCTGGGGGAGGGGGAAGGGGGGCTGATCCTCGAGGGCCACACCGATGTGGTGACCCCAGGGGAGGAGGCTCTCTGGACCCACCCCCCCTACGGGGCCGTGGTGGAGGGGGGACGCCTCTACGGCCGGGGGGCCTGCGACATGAAGGGAGGGCTGGCCGCCCTGATAGGAGCCCTCCTGGCGGTGAAACGGGCTTTCGGTGGGCTCAAGCGCCCCCTGCGCCTTGCCGCTTTGGCGGACGAGGAGGGGATGATGCTGGGGGTGAAGGCCTTTGTGAGGGCGGGCTTAGCCGGGGGCTTCCGGGGCGCCCTGGTGGCCGAGCCCGAGGGGATGGAGGTCTGCCTCTGGCAGAAGGGAGCCCTGAGGCTCCGCCTCCGCTTCCCGGGACGGATGGCCCACGGGGCCATGCCGTACGCGGGGGACAACCCCATCCCCAAAGCGGCCCGGTTCGTGCTGGGGCTCCAGGAGCTGGAGAGGAGGCTACAGGAAGCCTATAACCACCCCTACCTGGGCCTGCCCCACCTCACCCCCACCCGTGTCCTGGCCAGCGCCGGGGAGGACCAGCTGAACGTCATCCCCGCCCAGGCGGAGGTAGCCCTGGACGTGCGCACCGTGCCGGGGGTGGACCACGGGGCCTTGGTGGCCGAGGTCCAGGCCCTGGCCGGGGCAGAGGTGGAGGTCCTCGAGGACCGCCCCCCTGTGGAGACCCCCGGGGACGACCCCCTGGTGCAGGCGGCGGAGGAGGCCCTGAAGCTTTTAGGCCTTCCGGTGCGCCACGGCGGGGTACCGGGGGCCACGGACGGCACCTTCCTCCGGGCCTGGGCCGGGCTCCCCGTGGTGGTCCTGGGCCCTGGGCAGAAGACCCTGCCCCACCAGGTGGACGAGTGGGTGGACCTGGGGGAGGTGGTCCTGGCAGCTCGGGTCTACGCCGCGTTGGCGGTGCTCTTCCTGGAATGA
- a CDS encoding ABC transporter substrate-binding protein yields MGKRWILTLLLAFAPALAQTRGGELRVAVLAEPPVLDPSASTSQEIPRMLYDNVLQGLVKFNEKGEIVPALAERWQGSPSSLTWTFYLRRGVRFHNGAPFTAEDVVFKFNRARDPKSGHTHPEYYQDIQSVEAKDPYTVVFRLRQPNQDFLFNLARPDSVIGPKGRVEEQKTQPIGTGPFRFVAWERGVGVRLERFEGYYEPGLPYLDRVFFRFLPDANAQLAALRAGDIQVIGLGVSPENALVLQRDPNFKVVTGFTTTEITVGMNNSRPPFNDLRVRRAIQHAVDKKALVEGVMLGFGTPIGSHRSPGESCYEDLSGYYPYDPARARALLQEAGYGPNNPLRFTFTLAAPYPYERRLGEAIAAQLAQIGVQARLEVVEWATWLSRVFRGADYQMTIIGHSEPNDIGIYANPGYYFRYDSPRFRALYAQYLRTPDPKRACELMKEMQRLLAQEAVNVWVMNAPYIAAMRREVMGWWPNQPTPSLNVTRVYLGR; encoded by the coding sequence ATGGGTAAGCGGTGGATTCTAACCCTCCTCTTGGCCTTTGCCCCTGCCCTGGCCCAGACCCGGGGCGGGGAGCTCAGGGTGGCCGTCCTGGCCGAGCCCCCGGTCCTGGACCCCAGCGCCTCCACCAGCCAGGAGATCCCCCGCATGCTCTACGACAACGTCCTCCAGGGGTTGGTGAAGTTCAACGAAAAGGGGGAGATCGTCCCCGCCCTGGCGGAGCGCTGGCAGGGAAGCCCTTCCAGCCTCACCTGGACCTTTTACCTGCGCCGGGGGGTGCGCTTCCACAACGGTGCCCCTTTCACCGCCGAGGACGTGGTCTTTAAGTTCAACCGGGCCCGGGATCCCAAGTCCGGCCACACCCACCCCGAGTACTACCAGGACATCCAAAGCGTGGAGGCCAAGGACCCCTACACCGTGGTCTTCCGCCTGCGCCAGCCCAACCAGGACTTCCTCTTCAACCTGGCCCGCCCCGACTCGGTGATCGGCCCCAAGGGCCGGGTAGAGGAGCAAAAGACCCAACCCATCGGCACCGGGCCCTTCCGCTTCGTGGCCTGGGAACGGGGGGTGGGGGTGCGGCTGGAGCGTTTTGAGGGCTACTACGAGCCCGGCCTCCCCTACCTGGACCGGGTCTTCTTCCGCTTCCTGCCGGATGCAAACGCCCAGCTGGCCGCCTTGCGGGCGGGGGACATCCAGGTGATCGGCCTGGGGGTGAGCCCGGAAAACGCCCTGGTCTTGCAGCGCGACCCCAACTTCAAGGTGGTGACGGGCTTCACCACCACGGAGATCACCGTGGGCATGAACAACAGCCGCCCCCCCTTCAACGACCTCCGGGTGCGGCGGGCCATCCAGCATGCCGTGGACAAAAAGGCCCTGGTGGAAGGGGTGATGCTGGGCTTCGGCACCCCTATCGGCAGCCACCGCTCCCCAGGGGAAAGTTGCTACGAGGATCTCTCCGGCTACTACCCCTACGACCCTGCCCGGGCCCGGGCCCTTTTGCAAGAGGCCGGCTACGGACCCAATAACCCCTTGCGCTTCACCTTCACCCTGGCCGCCCCCTACCCCTACGAGAGGCGGCTTGGCGAGGCCATCGCCGCCCAGCTCGCCCAGATCGGGGTCCAAGCCCGGCTGGAGGTGGTGGAGTGGGCCACCTGGCTCTCTAGGGTCTTCCGGGGGGCGGACTACCAGATGACCATCATCGGCCACTCCGAGCCCAACGACATCGGCATCTACGCCAACCCGGGCTACTACTTCCGCTACGACTCCCCCCGTTTCCGGGCCCTTTACGCCCAGTACCTCCGTACCCCGGACCCCAAGCGGGCCTGCGAGCTCATGAAGGAGATGCAACGCCTCCTGGCCCAGGAGGCGGTGAACGTCTGGGTGATGAACGCCCCCTACATCGCCGCCATGCGCAGGGAGGTCATGGGCTGGTGGCCCAACCAGCCCACCCCCAGCCTCAACGTGACCCGGGTGTACCTGGGCCGCTAG
- a CDS encoding ABC transporter permease — translation MRGFLLRRLFLALATLWLASSLVFAALLLLPGDPVQAILGLEASPAAREALERALGLDKPPWERYVDWLTRILRFDLGESIRYGKPVGELLGERLPLTLGLVLLGLGGALLLALPLALLALRFPLWDLALSGLMAFLQSVPTFFLGVVLLYALAVHLPLLPASGFPGFGEPREALRHLLLPALTLALSRAAILFRMARGSLLEVMGQDYIRTARAKGVPEAWVLVKHALKPASLPLITVLGLEGGFLLTGAVVVEVVFALPGMGSLALTALEARDYPLLQGLVLVMAALIVLFNLLVDLLYGLLDPRVAYA, via the coding sequence ATGCGAGGGTTTCTCCTCAGGCGGCTCTTCCTGGCCCTGGCCACCCTGTGGCTGGCCTCTAGCTTGGTCTTCGCCGCCCTCCTCCTCCTCCCCGGGGACCCGGTGCAGGCCATCCTGGGCCTCGAGGCCTCGCCCGCTGCCCGAGAGGCCCTGGAGCGCGCCCTCGGCCTGGACAAGCCCCCCTGGGAACGCTACGTGGACTGGCTCACCCGCATCCTTCGCTTCGACCTGGGAGAGTCCATCCGCTACGGCAAGCCCGTGGGCGAACTCCTGGGCGAAAGGCTTCCCCTCACCCTAGGCCTCGTCCTCCTGGGGCTCGGCGGCGCCCTTCTTCTCGCCCTACCCTTGGCCCTTCTAGCCCTTAGGTTCCCCCTGTGGGACCTGGCCCTGAGCGGCCTTATGGCCTTCTTGCAATCCGTGCCCACCTTCTTCCTGGGGGTGGTCCTCCTCTACGCCTTGGCGGTGCACCTGCCCCTTCTTCCCGCCAGCGGCTTCCCAGGGTTTGGGGAACCACGGGAGGCCCTCCGCCACCTCCTCCTCCCCGCCCTCACCCTGGCCCTTTCCCGGGCGGCCATCCTCTTCCGCATGGCCCGGGGAAGCCTCCTGGAGGTGATGGGCCAGGACTACATCCGCACCGCCCGGGCCAAGGGGGTCCCCGAGGCTTGGGTGCTGGTCAAGCACGCCCTCAAGCCCGCAAGCCTTCCCCTGATCACCGTGTTGGGCTTGGAGGGAGGGTTCCTCCTCACCGGGGCGGTGGTGGTGGAGGTGGTCTTCGCCCTGCCGGGCATGGGAAGCCTGGCCCTCACGGCCCTCGAGGCCCGCGACTACCCTCTTCTCCAGGGCCTGGTGCTGGTGATGGCCGCCCTCATCGTCCTCTTCAACCTCCTGGTGGACCTCCTCTACGGCCTCCTGGACCCGCGGGTGGCGTATGCGTAG
- a CDS encoding ABC transporter permease, whose translation MRSPSLLLGSLLVGLFLLLALASFLYPVDPNAPDFLRRLAPPSPAHPLGTDPLGRDLLARLLHGARNALSVGSIAVGVGFSLGVTLGLVAGYLGRYWDGALSLLMEALYALPGLLLALLFAALMGPGVLSSMLAVGLSMVPAFFRVARAGAMALKATPFVEAALALGATPGWVIRRHLFPNLLGPLLVQASLAFAAALLAEAALSYLGLGVQPPAPSLGRMLREAQSFLPLSPYPALVPGAALSLAVLGFNLLGDGLRDRLDPRR comes from the coding sequence ATGCGTAGCCCAAGCCTCCTCCTGGGAAGCCTCTTGGTGGGCCTCTTCCTCCTCCTGGCCCTGGCCTCCTTCCTCTATCCCGTGGACCCCAACGCCCCCGACTTCCTCCGCCGCCTCGCCCCCCCTTCCCCCGCCCATCCCTTGGGCACCGATCCCTTGGGCCGGGACCTCCTGGCCCGGCTCCTCCACGGGGCCAGAAACGCCCTTTCGGTAGGGAGCATCGCCGTAGGGGTGGGCTTCTCCCTGGGCGTAACCCTGGGCCTCGTGGCCGGCTACCTGGGGCGGTACTGGGACGGGGCCCTAAGCCTCCTCATGGAAGCCCTCTACGCCCTTCCCGGCCTCCTCCTAGCCCTCCTCTTCGCCGCCCTCATGGGGCCTGGGGTCCTGAGCAGCATGCTGGCCGTGGGGCTTTCCATGGTCCCCGCCTTCTTCCGGGTGGCCCGGGCCGGGGCCATGGCCCTGAAGGCCACCCCCTTTGTGGAAGCGGCCCTGGCCCTGGGGGCCACCCCGGGGTGGGTCATCCGCCGCCACCTCTTCCCTAACCTCCTGGGGCCCCTCCTGGTCCAGGCCAGCCTGGCCTTCGCCGCCGCCCTCCTGGCCGAGGCCGCCCTCTCCTACCTGGGCCTTGGGGTCCAACCCCCGGCGCCCAGCCTCGGCCGGATGCTCCGCGAGGCGCAGAGCTTCCTGCCCCTTTCCCCCTACCCCGCCCTGGTGCCGGGTGCGGCCCTCTCCCTGGCTGTACTGGGCTTCAACCTCCTGGGGGACGGCCTCCGGGACCGCCTGGACCCCCGGCGCTAG
- a CDS encoding cyclase family protein — protein MCAPLVMEAVAKQISRRALLGAGLGLLAGRAMAQAQVPGKAFSRAVDLTHELSPEVPLFPGAEPMRITTLVTVRQNGYYGNRLDLWEHSGTHMDAPAHFAEGGLTAEKLPVETLIAPLAVIHIHEKAARNPDAQVTVDDLLAYERQHGRLPKGALVAMHSGWEARWKDPKAFLNQDASGTLHFPGFSPEAAEFLVREREIVGVGVDTLSLDFGPSKDFKAHLILLGAGKYGLENLANLAQVPPAGALIFVGAPKHRGASGGPVRAVAVW, from the coding sequence ATGTGCGCCCCTCTGGTGATGGAGGCAGTGGCCAAGCAGATCTCCCGCAGGGCCTTGTTGGGGGCAGGCCTCGGGCTTCTTGCAGGCCGGGCTATGGCCCAGGCCCAGGTGCCGGGCAAGGCCTTCAGCCGGGCGGTGGACCTCACCCACGAGCTCTCCCCCGAGGTCCCCCTCTTCCCCGGGGCGGAGCCCATGCGCATCACCACCCTGGTCACGGTGCGGCAAAACGGCTACTACGGCAACCGCCTGGACCTCTGGGAGCACTCGGGGACCCACATGGACGCCCCCGCCCACTTCGCGGAAGGGGGGCTCACCGCGGAAAAGCTCCCCGTGGAAACCCTCATCGCCCCCTTGGCGGTGATCCACATCCACGAGAAGGCGGCCCGCAACCCCGATGCCCAGGTGACCGTGGATGACCTCCTGGCCTACGAACGTCAGCACGGCCGCCTGCCCAAGGGAGCCCTCGTGGCCATGCACTCCGGCTGGGAGGCCCGCTGGAAGGACCCGAAGGCCTTCTTGAACCAGGACGCCTCGGGTACCCTGCACTTCCCCGGCTTCTCCCCGGAGGCGGCGGAGTTTTTGGTGCGGGAGCGGGAGATCGTGGGAGTGGGGGTGGACACCCTCTCCCTGGACTTTGGCCCCTCCAAGGACTTCAAGGCCCACCTCATCCTGCTGGGGGCGGGCAAGTACGGGCTGGAAAACCTGGCCAACCTGGCCCAGGTGCCTCCTGCTGGGGCCCTCATCTTCGTGGGAGCCCCCAAACACCGGGGGGCCTCCGGGGGGCCTGTGCGGGCGGTGGCGGTATGGTGA
- a CDS encoding peroxidase-related enzyme (This protein belongs to a clade of uncharacterized proteins related to peroxidases such as the alkylhydroperoxidase AhpD.) has translation MVISWLKVPEEEALPEGVRELFARFREKTGFVPNVARAFALSPRFLLWFRYYDALMRGEGLLSREEREAMAVAISGENRCEYCVASHKRYLKDLTGDGVLPEVLAANPRRAEMPQRMRALVEFALKVTHQHHAMTEEDLVPLREAGLSDEAILEAAEVAAMFNFTNRLLNALGIKPNPEYYA, from the coding sequence ATGGTGATCTCCTGGCTGAAGGTGCCTGAGGAAGAGGCGCTCCCCGAAGGGGTGCGGGAGCTTTTCGCCCGCTTCCGGGAGAAAACAGGGTTCGTGCCCAACGTGGCCCGGGCCTTCGCCCTGAGCCCCCGCTTCCTCCTCTGGTTCCGCTACTACGACGCCCTCATGCGGGGGGAGGGCCTCCTCAGCCGGGAGGAGCGGGAGGCCATGGCCGTGGCCATCAGCGGGGAAAACCGCTGCGAGTACTGCGTGGCCAGCCACAAGCGCTACCTTAAGGACCTCACCGGGGATGGGGTGCTTCCAGAGGTTTTGGCCGCCAACCCCCGCCGGGCGGAGATGCCCCAAAGGATGCGGGCCCTGGTGGAGTTTGCCCTCAAGGTCACGCACCAGCACCACGCCATGACCGAGGAGGACCTCGTCCCCCTTAGGGAAGCGGGTCTTTCCGACGAGGCCATCCTCGAGGCGGCGGAGGTGGCAGCCATGTTCAACTTCACCAACCGCCTGCTCAACGCCCTGGGCATCAAGCCCAACCCCGAGTACTACGCATGA
- a CDS encoding ABC transporter ATP-binding protein: MSFLEFKQVSVAFGAYVAVEGVSLRLAPGEFVSLVGPTGCGKSTLLNVAAGLLAPSQGEVLLEGRPLKGLNPVAGYLFQQDAILPWKTALDNVALPLVFRGTPWKEARERAQAWLEKVGLGRFPRHYPHQLSGGMRKRVGLAQVLIANPRLLLMDEPFSALDVQTRQLMENELLRLWQEDRKTVLFVTHDLEEAIALADRVVVMSAGPQSRVIGDFPIPLPRPRDVAEIRLTPEFLRLHREIWELLRGEVMRAHAGA, translated from the coding sequence ATGAGCTTCCTGGAGTTTAAGCAGGTCTCCGTGGCCTTCGGCGCCTACGTGGCCGTGGAGGGGGTAAGCCTCCGCCTGGCCCCAGGGGAGTTCGTGAGCCTGGTGGGCCCCACGGGCTGCGGCAAGAGCACCCTTTTGAACGTGGCAGCGGGCCTCCTTGCACCTAGCCAAGGGGAGGTGCTCCTGGAAGGGCGACCCCTCAAGGGGCTCAACCCCGTGGCGGGCTACCTCTTCCAGCAGGACGCCATCCTGCCCTGGAAGACCGCCTTGGACAACGTGGCCTTGCCCCTGGTCTTCCGCGGCACCCCCTGGAAGGAGGCGCGGGAAAGGGCGCAGGCCTGGCTGGAGAAGGTGGGGCTGGGGCGGTTTCCCCGCCACTATCCCCACCAGCTTTCCGGCGGGATGCGCAAGCGGGTGGGCCTGGCCCAGGTGCTCATCGCCAACCCCAGGCTCCTCCTCATGGACGAACCCTTTTCCGCCCTGGACGTGCAGACGCGGCAGCTCATGGAAAACGAGCTCCTCAGGCTCTGGCAGGAGGACCGGAAAACCGTACTCTTCGTGACCCACGACCTGGAGGAGGCCATCGCCCTGGCCGACCGGGTGGTGGTGATGTCCGCCGGGCCCCAGTCCCGGGTCATCGGGGACTTCCCCATCCCCCTGCCGAGGCCCCGGGATGTGGCTGAGATCCGGCTCACCCCGGAGTTCTTGCGGCTTCACCGGGAAATTTGGGAGCTCTTGCGAGGGGAGGTGATGCGGGCCCATGCGGGGGCTTAG
- a CDS encoding ABC transporter permease: MRGLRLRLWQLGLLLSFLAWWEWASSTGRIDPFFFSKPSDIGQRIWRWFSTGEVYPHLYVTTLEMLLAFLFGTLLGVVLGLWLALAPTVAAVLDPYIKALNAIPRVVLAPIFTLWFGLGILSKVALGITLVFFVAFFNTYQGVKEVSPVVLQNARLLGARQGHLLRHVYLPAAASWIFSSLRTSIGFAVIGAVVGEYLGSAAGLGYLIAQAEGVFDTTGVFAGMVVLMVFVLVLDALVGQVERRLLVWRPRAEGGEA; encoded by the coding sequence ATGCGGGGGCTTAGGCTACGGCTTTGGCAACTGGGCCTCCTCCTCTCCTTCCTCGCCTGGTGGGAGTGGGCCTCAAGCACAGGCCGCATCGACCCCTTCTTCTTCTCCAAGCCCTCGGACATCGGCCAGAGGATCTGGCGGTGGTTCAGCACCGGCGAGGTTTACCCCCACCTCTATGTGACCACGCTGGAGATGCTATTGGCCTTCCTCTTCGGCACCCTTCTTGGGGTGGTCCTGGGGCTTTGGCTGGCCCTGGCCCCTACGGTGGCGGCGGTCCTGGACCCCTACATCAAGGCCCTAAACGCCATCCCCCGGGTGGTCCTGGCCCCCATCTTCACCCTTTGGTTCGGCCTCGGTATCCTTTCCAAGGTGGCCCTGGGCATCACCCTGGTCTTCTTCGTGGCCTTCTTCAACACCTACCAGGGGGTGAAGGAGGTGAGCCCCGTGGTGTTGCAAAACGCCAGGCTCCTTGGGGCAAGGCAGGGGCATCTCCTCCGCCACGTCTACCTGCCCGCCGCCGCCAGCTGGATCTTCAGCTCCTTGCGCACCTCCATCGGCTTCGCCGTCATCGGGGCGGTGGTGGGGGAGTACCTGGGGAGCGCCGCGGGCCTGGGCTACCTCATCGCCCAAGCGGAAGGGGTCTTCGACACCACCGGGGTTTTCGCCGGGATGGTGGTCCTCATGGTCTTCGTGCTGGTCTTGGACGCCCTGGTGGGCCAGGTGGAGAGGCGGCTTCTCGTCTGGCGCCCCCGGGCGGAGGGAGGTGAGGCATGA
- a CDS encoding ABC transporter substrate-binding protein, giving the protein MKRIGVWLLVLLVAFGLAQKRVVLGVGGKTAVVYLPLTVVERLGYFKDEGLDVVIQDLQAGSRALQALVGGSVEVVMGFYDHTIQMQAQGRDIVAFVQVGRYPAIVLGVRSDLADQVRSVADLKGRRVGVTAPGSSTHFFLNYLLVKNGLRPTDVSVIGVSVGAQAVAAVQNRQVDVLSNVEPAITLLEERGLIKVLADTRSTKGTREVLGGEYPAAVLYTTRAWLERNPDTAQRLVNAMVRGLRWMQGKSPEEIAAVLPEEYFLGDRALYLKVLRNSLESFSPTGRFSDTAPLRPLTVLSAFDPNVAKARIDLKRTYTNEFVDRVPKR; this is encoded by the coding sequence ATGAAGCGCATCGGCGTGTGGCTTTTGGTTCTGCTTGTGGCCTTCGGCCTGGCGCAAAAGCGCGTGGTCCTGGGGGTGGGGGGTAAGACCGCGGTGGTCTACCTGCCCCTCACCGTGGTGGAGCGCCTGGGGTACTTCAAGGACGAGGGGCTGGACGTGGTCATCCAGGACCTCCAGGCGGGCTCGAGGGCCCTCCAGGCCCTGGTGGGGGGGAGCGTGGAGGTGGTCATGGGCTTCTACGACCACACCATCCAGATGCAGGCCCAAGGCCGGGACATCGTGGCCTTCGTCCAGGTGGGCCGCTACCCCGCCATCGTCCTGGGGGTACGCTCCGATCTGGCGGACCAGGTGAGGAGCGTGGCGGACCTTAAAGGGCGGAGGGTGGGGGTTACCGCCCCAGGCAGCTCCACCCACTTCTTCCTCAACTACCTGCTGGTGAAAAACGGCCTCAGGCCCACGGATGTCTCCGTGATCGGGGTGTCCGTGGGGGCCCAGGCGGTGGCCGCGGTGCAGAACCGGCAGGTGGACGTCCTTTCCAACGTGGAGCCCGCCATCACCCTCCTGGAGGAAAGGGGCCTCATCAAGGTGCTGGCGGACACCCGCTCCACCAAGGGCACCCGGGAGGTCCTGGGCGGGGAGTACCCGGCGGCGGTCCTCTACACCACCCGGGCCTGGCTGGAGCGGAACCCAGACACCGCCCAGCGCCTGGTGAACGCCATGGTACGCGGCCTCCGCTGGATGCAGGGCAAAAGCCCAGAGGAAATCGCCGCCGTCTTGCCCGAGGAATACTTCCTGGGGGATAGGGCTCTTTACCTGAAAGTCCTCCGCAACTCCCTGGAGTCCTTCTCCCCCACGGGCCGCTTCAGCGACACCGCGCCCTTAAGGCCCCTCACCGTCCTCTCCGCCTTTGACCCCAACGTGGCCAAGGCCCGGATCGACCTGAAGCGCACCTACACCAACGAGTTCGTGGACCGGGTGCCCAAGCGGTAA